The following are from one region of the Noviherbaspirillum sedimenti genome:
- a CDS encoding P-II family nitrogen regulator produces the protein MKQIVAIIKPFKLDEVREALAEVGVSGLTVTEVKGFGRQKGHTELYRGAEYVVDFLPKVKIEAVVDDNAVEPAVDAIIKAARTGKIGDGKIFVRSVEQVIRIRTGETGPDAV, from the coding sequence ATGAAACAGATCGTCGCCATCATCAAACCTTTCAAGCTCGACGAAGTGCGCGAAGCGCTGGCTGAAGTCGGCGTATCCGGCCTGACCGTCACGGAAGTCAAGGGTTTCGGCCGTCAGAAAGGCCATACCGAGCTGTATCGTGGCGCCGAATACGTCGTCGATTTCCTGCCCAAGGTGAAGATCGAGGCGGTGGTGGACGACAATGCGGTGGAGCCGGCGGTCGACGCCATCATCAAGGCGGCCCGCACCGGCAAGATTGGCGACGGCAAGATCTTCGTGCGCAGCGTCGAGCAGGTGATCCGCATCCGGACCGGCGAGACGGGCCCCGACGCCGTCTAA
- a CDS encoding YeeE/YedE family protein, whose product MMRFALVAGGLALVLAVTLGGGLRQGLLALLGIGFGAVLQGARFGFTTGWRNYIENRDPQGLWAQMLLLVLAAAISLPLIANNAGELVGAVAPLTISLVLGAFLFGAAMQLADGCGSGTLYKAGAGAPISFAVLPTFAIGSFVGASHQPGWIALGGLPPVDLLQFGWPAALAITVAGCGLVAWLAARGAKKHRATLAPAQVAAQLAKPGWAKRWWIGAILLAILYVLHLVIAGQPWGIVYGIGLWGAKAATAVGWSPFGDAFWGMAPHADRLAAPILADVTSVTNIGLIFGALAVSRWNGPADIRIPSAKRLLAGAAAGLVMGYSSRMAFGCNVGAFLDGIASASVHGWVWFALAFAGSLVGVRLRQRVSA is encoded by the coding sequence ATGATGCGCTTTGCGCTGGTCGCCGGCGGGCTGGCGCTCGTGCTCGCCGTGACGCTGGGCGGCGGCTTGCGGCAGGGTCTGCTGGCGCTGCTCGGCATCGGTTTCGGCGCCGTATTGCAGGGCGCCCGCTTTGGCTTCACCACGGGCTGGCGCAACTATATCGAAAACCGCGATCCGCAGGGGCTGTGGGCGCAGATGCTGCTGCTGGTGCTGGCCGCCGCCATCTCGCTGCCACTGATCGCCAACAATGCCGGCGAACTGGTTGGTGCGGTGGCGCCGCTGACCATCAGCCTGGTGCTGGGCGCCTTCCTGTTCGGCGCTGCCATGCAGCTGGCTGACGGTTGCGGTTCCGGCACGCTGTACAAGGCCGGCGCCGGCGCGCCGATTTCCTTTGCGGTGCTGCCGACCTTCGCCATCGGCAGTTTCGTCGGTGCTTCGCACCAGCCTGGCTGGATCGCGCTGGGCGGATTGCCGCCGGTGGACCTGCTGCAATTCGGCTGGCCGGCGGCGCTGGCGATTACGGTCGCGGGTTGCGGCCTGGTGGCCTGGCTGGCGGCACGTGGTGCGAAAAAGCATCGTGCCACGCTGGCGCCGGCACAAGTGGCGGCCCAGCTGGCCAAGCCAGGCTGGGCCAAGCGCTGGTGGATCGGCGCGATCCTGCTGGCGATCCTGTACGTGCTGCATCTGGTCATCGCCGGGCAGCCCTGGGGGATCGTCTACGGCATCGGCCTGTGGGGCGCGAAGGCGGCCACCGCAGTGGGCTGGAGCCCGTTTGGCGACGCCTTCTGGGGCATGGCGCCGCATGCCGATCGTCTGGCCGCTCCGATTCTGGCCGACGTCACTTCGGTCACCAATATCGGTCTGATCTTCGGCGCACTGGCGGTATCGCGCTGGAATGGCCCGGCGGATATCCGCATTCCCTCGGCCAAGCGCCTGCTGGCTGGCGCCGCCGCCGGTCTGGTGATGGGGTACAGCTCGCGCATGGCGTTTGGCTGTAATGTCGGCGCCTTCCTGGACGGTATCGCCTCGGCCAGCGTGCACGGCTGGGTATGGTTCGCGCTGGCGTTTGCCGGTTCGCTGGTCGGCGTGCGCCTGCGCCAGCGTGTCAGCGCCTGA
- a CDS encoding sulfurtransferase: MLKLALTATLLAGNFIAFVPSAALAATPASAVQAGVSPLLKADELKSLLGQSGVRVLDIRAEKDYSAGHIPGAINTPYGAYRGPADNAGALPPETKLTELLRRAGIDTNSRVIVAHAGTNHTDFGAAARVYWTLKAGGLTRLSVLDGGTLGWQAAGGTLDTDTPKVTATQFTYRYDQAMIVNTEEVSTAVKSGKAPLLLDARPEGFFKGEQRVDAAARYGTLPGAQWLDNAAFFNADDKTLKPAADLLQIARQAGLASKPAVSFCNTGHWAATNWFVLSEIAGNKDVKLYPESVVEWSKSELPMDNQPSRVTALMQDAKRSLKK; the protein is encoded by the coding sequence ATGCTAAAACTTGCCCTTACTGCCACACTGCTGGCAGGTAATTTCATTGCGTTCGTACCATCTGCAGCGCTCGCTGCCACCCCTGCATCCGCCGTCCAGGCTGGTGTTTCGCCGCTGCTCAAGGCAGACGAGCTGAAGTCATTGCTCGGCCAGTCCGGCGTGCGCGTGCTCGATATCCGCGCCGAAAAGGATTATTCGGCAGGGCATATACCTGGTGCCATCAACACGCCCTATGGCGCTTATCGCGGGCCGGCGGACAATGCCGGCGCGTTGCCGCCCGAAACGAAACTGACCGAACTGCTGCGCCGGGCAGGCATTGATACCAATAGCCGCGTGATCGTCGCCCATGCCGGCACCAACCATACCGATTTCGGCGCAGCCGCCCGCGTCTACTGGACGCTCAAGGCGGGTGGCCTGACCCGCCTGTCGGTGCTGGACGGCGGCACGCTGGGCTGGCAAGCTGCCGGCGGCACGCTCGACACGGACACGCCAAAGGTAACTGCAACCCAGTTCACTTACCGCTACGACCAGGCCATGATCGTCAACACAGAGGAAGTTTCCACTGCCGTCAAGTCCGGCAAGGCGCCGCTGCTGCTCGACGCCCGTCCGGAAGGTTTCTTCAAGGGCGAGCAGCGCGTCGATGCGGCTGCCCGCTACGGCACTCTGCCGGGCGCGCAATGGCTGGACAATGCCGCCTTCTTCAATGCCGACGACAAGACACTGAAACCGGCTGCCGATCTGTTGCAGATTGCCCGGCAAGCCGGCCTCGCCAGCAAGCCGGCCGTGTCGTTCTGCAATACCGGCCACTGGGCTGCCACCAACTGGTTCGTGCTGTCGGAAATCGCCGGCAACAAGGATGTCAAGCTGTACCCGGAATCAGTGGTCGAATGGAGCAAGAGCGAGCTGCCAATGGACAATCAGCCTTCCCGCGTGACCGCCCTGATGCAGGATGCCAAGCGTTCGCTGAAGAAGTAA
- a CDS encoding Smr/MutS family protein — protein MATIKDFAALNSLSKELKQKEEARKAEAAERARREQEAQREADLFRRSIGNNIKPLPSKDKLSHAPAPPPPVARQHQADEEAALRESLSDEFSIETLLESDEALSYARAGIGADVLRKLRRGHWVIQGELDLHGLRTDESREALGEFLREADKRGWRCLRVVHGKGLGSVNKQPVLKNKVRNWLVQKDEVIAFCQATPADGGAGALVVLLKAQI, from the coding sequence ATGGCCACCATCAAGGATTTTGCGGCGCTCAATTCATTGAGCAAGGAACTCAAGCAAAAGGAAGAAGCGCGCAAGGCGGAAGCTGCCGAACGCGCGCGCCGCGAGCAGGAAGCGCAGCGCGAAGCCGACCTGTTCCGCCGCAGCATCGGCAACAACATCAAGCCCTTGCCTTCCAAAGACAAGCTCAGCCATGCCCCTGCCCCGCCGCCACCGGTGGCGCGCCAGCATCAGGCCGATGAGGAAGCCGCGCTGAGGGAATCTTTGTCGGATGAATTCAGCATCGAGACCCTGCTCGAAAGCGACGAGGCCTTGAGTTATGCGCGCGCCGGCATCGGCGCCGACGTGCTGCGCAAGCTGCGGCGCGGCCACTGGGTCATCCAGGGCGAACTGGACCTGCATGGCTTGCGCACCGACGAGTCGCGCGAGGCGCTGGGCGAGTTTTTACGCGAGGCCGACAAGCGCGGCTGGCGCTGCCTGCGCGTGGTGCACGGCAAGGGCCTGGGCTCGGTCAACAAGCAACCGGTGCTGAAGAACAAGGTGCGCAACTGGCTGGTGCAAAAGGATGAGGTGATTGCCTTTTGCCAGGCGACGCCGGCCGATGGCGGCGCCGGCGCGCTGGTGGTGTTGCTGAAGGCGCAGATCTGA